A region of the Anaerobiospirillum thomasii genome:
CCGTGGCTTCCTCGATGAGACTGTTGGTATCAACTCAGTTGAGCGCTTCCTTGGCGACTATGCTCTTGAGCACAAGCTGGCCTTTAGAAAGCCAACCCGCGAGACAGGCAAGAAAGTTCTGATCGTTGGTGCCGGCCCTGCAGGTCTGTCAGCTGCCTACCATCTGCGCCGTTTTGGCCACACTGTACACATTGTCGAGATGGCCAAGCAGGCTGGCGGTATGATGCGCTATGGTATCCCTGTATACCGTCTGCCACGTAATATCCTTGATGCCGAGATTCAGCGTATTCTTGACATGGGTGTAACCATGGAATGCGACCACAAGGTTGAGGATATCCTGGCTGAGAAGCAAAAGGGCGGCTATGATGCAGTTGTTTTAGGCCTTGGTGCTTCATTATCATCAAATGTAGATATTCCATCAGGCGATACAACCCACATCTACTCAGCTCTTGAGGTATTAGGTGATATTGCCACCAACGGTGATTTTGAAATCGGCCGTCGTGTAGCAGTATATGGTGGTGGTAATACCGCCGTTGACGTGGCCCGTTCTCTGCGTCGTTTAGGTGCTGAACCTATCATCGTTTACCGTCGTAACCGTGATAAGATGCCAGCTAACGAAGAGGAAATGGATGGCGCTATTGCAGAAGGCATTCAGGTTAAGTGGCTGTCAACCATTTCTCAGGCTCAGGGTGAAAGCCTCAAGATTGAGAAGATGGCTCTTGACGATTCAGGCCGTCCACAGCCAACAGGCGAGTATGAAGAGCTTCCTGCCGATGGTGTTATTCTGGCTATCGGTCAGAACGTTGATATGTCAGCTGTTAAGAAGGTTGATGGTATCAAGTGTGAGAAGGACGCAGTTATTGTTAATACTGCAACCTACATGACCGATGTTCCTGGCATCTTCGCAGCCGGTGACATGGTTCCT
Encoded here:
- a CDS encoding NAD(P)-binding protein, coding for MMNKPFATTLDPYSSLENHTGSWRTLRPVNVFKLPPCNKQCPAGENIQQWLYYASEGDYEHAWRVLVEDNPFPACMGRVCYHTCEGKCNRGFLDETVGINSVERFLGDYALEHKLAFRKPTRETGKKVLIVGAGPAGLSAAYHLRRFGHTVHIVEMAKQAGGMMRYGIPVYRLPRNILDAEIQRILDMGVTMECDHKVEDILAEKQKGGYDAVVLGLGASLSSNVDIPSGDTTHIYSALEVLGDIATNGDFEIGRRVAVYGGGNTAVDVARSLRRLGAEPIIVYRRNRDKMPANEEEMDGAIAEGIQVKWLSTISQAQGESLKIEKMALDDSGRPQPTGEYEELPADGVILAIGQNVDMSAVKKVDGIKCEKDAVIVNTATYMTDVPGIFAAGDMVPGDRTVTAAIGMGKHAARGVNAFLNGKEYKVMPKHDDARFEDMHPWYYTDAPKTVRPEIELARRTQTFDEVQHGLTEENAIFEARRCLSCGNCMECDNCYGVCPDNAVIKLGPGKGYDFNYDYCKGCGVCAQECPCGHIEMVPEKI